ACCCCGAGTACTACGAGGACGCCGAGATCGTCGCCGGCGACTACCACTTCATGCGGCAGTTCATGCCCGACCGGCTCGACGGCAAGACGATCCTCACCAACACCGTCACCGCGAGCGACGTCGACTTTCTGCGCGAGCGCGGGATCGCGCGGCTGGTGACGACGACGCCGGACTTCGGCGGCCGCTCCTTCGGCACGAACGTCGTCGAGGCGGCGATGCTGGCGCTGCTCGGAAAGCGCTGGTCCGAGGTGACCGAGGACGACTACCGCACACTGCTCGCGCAGCTCGATTTGAAGCCGCGCGTCATCGAGTTCCAGGTGGATTCGCGGTCCTCGCTTCGCTCCGGTCCGCAGGCCATTTGATCGTCCGGGAACTTTTCCGGCGGCAGCCGCACGACCGCGAGCGGCTGCCCTCCGAAGGCGTGCCGCTGCGCCGCGTCCTCGGCGTGCGCGCGCTGATCGCCGTCGGGCTCGGCACGATGCTGGGCGGAATCTTCTCGACCGTCGGCTCGGGCGCGAACGCCGCCGGGCCGGCGGTCATCGTCGCGTTCGCGCTCTCCGGCGTGACGTGCGTCTTCGTCGCGCTTTGCTACGCCGAGCTCGCCTCGATGGTGCCGGTCGCGGGGAGCGCGTACACGTACGCCTACGCCGCGCTCGGCGAGCTCGTCGCCTGGGTGATCGGCTGGGACCTCATCCTCGAGTACGGCTTCTCCGTCGCGCCGCTCGCCGCGACGCTGTCGGCCTCGCTGCAGCAGCTGCTTGCGAACGCGGGCCTGGCGCTCCCGAAGTGGGCGCAGACCGCGAACGTCGCGGTCTCGCACTGGCGGATCGACGTCGCACACTCGCAGGTCGACGTGGTCGCAGCGCTCGCGATCCTCGGGCTCGCGATCCTGCTCGCGATCGGCATTCGCGAGTCGGCAGGGACGAACGTCGGACTGGTCGTCATCCAGCTCGTCGCGCTGGTCGGGTTCGTGCTCGGGCTCGCCGGCGCGATCCACCCCTCGCACTACCATCCGTTCGCGCCGCTCGGGACGCACGGCATCGTCGCCAGCGCCGCGCTGGTATTCTTCGCCTACATCGGGTTCGACACCGTGACCGTCGCCAGCGAAGAGGCGCGCGATCCGGTGCGCGACGTGCCGCGCGCGATCATCGGCTCGCTGATCGTCGGCGCCCTGCTGTTCACGGCGGTCACCGCGGTCGCGGTCGGCGTCGTCGCGTGGGACAAGATCGATCCGGACGCCGGGATGCTCGACGCGGTGAAGCACGCGGGCTCGAACCCGCTGCTGTTCGGGCTCGTCCTCGCCGGCACGGTCACCGGGACGTTCGCGTCGATGTTGACCTCGCTGCTCGGGCAGATCCGCATCTTCTACGTGATGTCGCGCGACCGATTGCTTCCGCCCGCGTTCGGGGCGGT
The Candidatus Eremiobacterota bacterium genome window above contains:
- a CDS encoding amino acid permease — its product is MIVRELFRRQPHDRERLPSEGVPLRRVLGVRALIAVGLGTMLGGIFSTVGSGANAAGPAVIVAFALSGVTCVFVALCYAELASMVPVAGSAYTYAYAALGELVAWVIGWDLILEYGFSVAPLAATLSASLQQLLANAGLALPKWAQTANVAVSHWRIDVAHSQVDVVAALAILGLAILLAIGIRESAGTNVGLVVIQLVALVGFVLGLAGAIHPSHYHPFAPLGTHGIVASAALVFFAYIGFDTVTVASEEARDPVRDVPRAIIGSLIVGALLFTAVTAVAVGVVAWDKIDPDAGMLDAVKHAGSNPLLFGLVLAGTVTGTFASMLTSLLGQIRIFYVMSRDRLLPPAFGAVNARTRTPVATTLITGAIVAAVAAVVPLTSLLKLVNIGTFSAFVIVCAGVMVLRFTHPHAARPFRVPLGPVVVPSAGIALCAWLTLEGLDGLTWLRFLIWFAVGIVVYALYGYRRSLLRTER